Below is a genomic region from Ferribacterium limneticum.
GTTTGGCGGAGGGGATTTTTCAGGGCGGCCTATTATATGGAAATTGGCGTTTTCAGAATGGATGAGTAATATCATTTTTGGTTACGGACCATTTATATGGACACCTGAGTATAGGATTGCTCACAATATGAATTTCGCCTTCCATGCACACAGCCAGTTTTTTCAGATTATTGGTGAGTCAGGTGCAATTGGCTTAGTAAGTTTATTGATATATATCGGGGCGTTGTTTTTTGCTTCGGTTCGGGCAAGTGGTCCGGTGAAGCGGTTCTTGATTGGCTATCTGATCTTTGTTCTGATTAGATCAATTTCTGAGCCAACATTTCGGATGTTAAATCCTACCGGTGGGGATGTTTTAATTCATTTGCCTTTGTTTGTTATGGCTGTGTTGTCGTTAAAAGAGTTGCCTGGTGGTAATTATTTTTACACAAAAAATAATACTAACAATATTTTATTTAATAGATGACATCCATCAATATCGTTCAAGTAAATCATCCAAGAGTCGATACAACGTTAGTTCGATTTTTGGCAGTGATTTTTATAACAAATTCGCATCTTGATTTGTTATATCCTGATCCGCGATTGGGTACGGGGGGGGCCATTGGAAATGCGCTGTTTTTCTTTCTTTCTGGTTTCGGAATCGTATCAAGTCTTAGTGCAGCAAAGGTTTCGTTTGGGTTTGTTGATTATATAAAGCGCAGGCTTATAAAGATTTACCCTTCGGTCTGGTTGGTTACAGGTTTATTTTTTTTGATCAATGAATCAGTTCGTGTTGATGGGTTGGGTGCTATTTTAAGTTATTTTATATGGCCAACTGGATATTGGTTCATTTCGGCAATAGTTATTTTCTATATTCCGTTTTATTTCATCGGAAAATTTGAATCGAGATTGATTTTCGCGGTAGCGCTTGTGTTATTTATCCCGTTTTTTTATTTCTATCGATACTTGGATCTTTCTGTTTTCTCTCTTGAAAGTGGAGATTTTAAGTGGATAGGGTATTTTCAGATTATGTTGGTTGGGGGATTGTTTTCCCGATTTCGATTTGAGTATTTTACCCAACGGCAAATGTTTTTGATTGTTTTTGGGTTAATCTTGATGTTCTATATGGCTAAAATATTTGTTTTTAAGACTGGGTTTGGTGACTTTCAGTTTTTAATTCATTTTTTACTTCTTGCTTTGGTATGCTCATTGTTTGAGATTTTATCAAACGATGATGTCGTTGAATATTTTCGTTCAAAAAAAATATTTTCTGCAGTTTCTTTGGTTGGTGGAGCATCCCTTGAAATATACTTGGTACAAGTACCGCTGATTCCATACTTAAAGAGTTTTGATGTGGTTTTCCCATTTAATATTGTTTTTGCATTTTTGGCCGTTTCTTTAATTGGTATTCTGATTGGCTATATTGCGCCACGGCTATTTTATTATTTGTTTGTAAAAGGCTTGGGGGTGCAGTTGTGAAGATTTCAATTGTTACTTGCACATGGAACAGCTTTGAATATATTTCAGAATCTATTGATTCGGTAATCAAGCAGAATTTTAAAGATTATGAAA
It encodes:
- a CDS encoding acyltransferase family protein, coding for MTSINIVQVNHPRVDTTLVRFLAVIFITNSHLDLLYPDPRLGTGGAIGNALFFFLSGFGIVSSLSAAKVSFGFVDYIKRRLIKIYPSVWLVTGLFFLINESVRVDGLGAILSYFIWPTGYWFISAIVIFYIPFYFIGKFESRLIFAVALVLFIPFFYFYRYLDLSVFSLESGDFKWIGYFQIMLVGGLFSRFRFEYFTQRQMFLIVFGLILMFYMAKIFVFKTGFGDFQFLIHFLLLALVCSLFEILSNDDVVEYFRSKKIFSAVSLVGGASLEIYLVQVPLIPYLKSFDVVFPFNIVFAFLAVSLIGILIGYIAPRLFYYLFVKGLGVQL